In one window of Bemisia tabaci chromosome 4, PGI_BMITA_v3 DNA:
- the S6kII gene encoding ribosomal protein S6 kinase alpha-2 isoform X3 yields the protein MPLAGLADPGDLWQRIQVKEIESNRSEENMVLDHPIDHHNIHHRSVSSMVAPNQPKVCKQQENEELEIDDDSHEIELREVIKEGHDKADPGQFELLKVLGQGSFGKVFLVRKVVGPDSGTLYAMKVLKKATLKIKDRIRTKMERNILVDVRHPFIVRLHYAFQTEGKLYLILDFLRGGDLFTRLSKEVMFTEEDVKFYLAELALALDHIHSLGIIYRDLKPENILLDADGHISLTDFGLSKQPLDDQKAFSFCGTVEYMAPEVVNRKGHSFAADWWSFGVLMYEMLTGSLPFQGANRKETMTQILKAKLGMPQSLSQEAQLLLRVLFKRNPLNRLGSGPGGVEEIKAHPFFATIDWAKLYRKEIQPPFKPAVSRADDAFYFDSEFTSKTPKDSPGIPPSANAHELFRGFSFVASCLIDEEGMMGNDVPVRSKVEPINKLNNFTKRNLQDEYELKGEIAKGSYSVCKLGVHKASNIEYAVKIIDKSKRDCQEEIEILLRYGHHKNIVTLRDVYEDEKHTYLVMELMRGGELLDRIMNQKCFSEREASSVMNTIVSTVHYLHQHGVVHRDLKPSNILYANESASADALRICDFGFAKQLRAENGLLMTPCYTANFVAPEVLKRQGYDAACDIWSLGILLYTLLAGHTPFASGPNDTPEEILRRIAESKLDLRSGNWANISQSAKDLVAKMLHLDPHKRPTASQTLQHPWLTNRNQLSTFRLQLQESSIIKGAMAATYRAMSQSPPAPNLGPIAMSKLAQRRQKSRPTSKSSTESLDKL from the exons AATATTCACCACCGGTCGGTCTCATCAATGGTGGCACCAAACCAGCCGAAGGTGTGCAAGCAGCAGGAGAATGAAGAGCTGGAGATCGACGATGACTCGCACGAAATCGAGCTCCGGGAGGTCATCAAAGAGGGTCACGACAAGGCAGACCCCGGCCAATTTGAGCTCCTCAAAGTCCTAGGACAAGGCTCTTTTGGAAAG gTATTTTTAGTTAGAAAAGTCGTCGGGCCAGATAGCGGAACTCTTTATGCCATGAAAGTTCTTAAAAAAGCAACTTTAAAAA TTAAAGATCGAATTAGaacaaaaatggaaagaaataTCTTGGTGGATGTGAGGCATCCGTTCATCGTTCGTCTCCACTATGCATTTCAAACCGAAGGAAAACTTTATTTAATTCTAGATTTTCTTAGAGGTGGTGACCTGTTTACCCGGTTATCCAAGGAG GTTATGTTCACAGAAGAAGATGTCAAATTTTACCTAGCAGAATTAGCATTAGCTTTAGATCATATACACAGCTTAGGAATAATTTATAGAGACTTAAAACCTGAAAA tattttactGGATGCAGATGGCCATATTTCGCTAACAGATTTCGGCTTGAGCAAACAGCCTCTAGATGATCAAAAAGCGTTTTCATTCTGCGGCACTGTTGAATATATGGCCCCAGAAGTCGTCAATAGAAAAGGACACTCGTTTGCTGCAGACTGGTGGTCTTTCGGAGTATTAATG TATGAAATGTTGACGGGGTCGTTACCGTTTCAAGGAGCAAATAGAAAAGAAACAATGACgcaaattttaaaggcaaaaCTTGGTATGCCACAATCTCTCTCTCAGGAAGCCCAGCTTTTGTTACGAGTACTGTTTAAAAGAAATCCCCTGAACCGATTAGGCTCTG GACCCGGAGGTGTTGAAGAAATCAAAGCTCATCCTTTCTTTGCAACGATAGACTGGGCAAAGCTCTATCGGAAAGAGATTCAACCTCCCTTCAAACCTGCTGTCAGTAGAGCGGACGATGCATTTTATTTTGATAGTGAATTTACTTCCAAAACTCCAAAAG ATTCTCCAGGCATACCTCCTAGTGCAAATGCTCATGAACTGTTTCGGGGCTTTAGTTTTGTTGCCTCATGTCTTATAGATGAAGAAGGCATGATGGGAAATGATGTTCCTGTTCGCTCTAAAGTTGAACCAATTAATAAG ttaaataattttacaaagagaAACCTACAAGATGAATATGAATTAAAAGGAGAAATTGCAAAGGGGAGCTACTCAGTCTGCAAGCTAGGTGTTCACAAAGCATCAAACATAGAATACGCTGTAAAA ATTATAGATAAATCGAAAAGAGACTGCCAAGAAGAAATCGAAATTCTACTCAGATATGGCCATCATAAGAACATTGTTACTTTGAGAGAT GTTTATGAGGATGAGAAACACACCTATTTAGTAATGGAATTAATGCGAGGAGGCGAGTTATTGGATAGGATAATGAATCAAAAGTGTTTTTCGGAAAGAGAAGCAAGCTCTGTAATGAACACAATCGTTTCTACCGTACATTATCTTCATCAGCACGGT GTTGTGCACCGTGATCTAAAGCCATCCAATATCCTGTATGCAAACGAATCTGCATCCGCGGATGCATTAAGGATCTGTGATTTTGGCTTCGCCAAACAACTTAGAGCAGAAAATGGCTTGTTAATGACACCCTGTTACACTGCGAACTTTGTAGCTCCCGAGGTGCTGAAACGACAAGGATATGATGCTGCTTGTGATATTTGGTCACTCGGAATACTACTTTACACACTCTTGGCAGG ACACACTCCTTTTGCCAGTGGGCCAAATGATACGCCTGAAGAAATTTTGCGAAGGATTGCTGAAAGTAAACTCGACCTACGGTCTGGAAATTGGGCTAACATCTCTCAAAGTGCGAAG GACTTAGTTGCAAAAATGTTGCATTTAGATCCTCACAAGAGACCCACTGCAAGCCAAACGCTTCAACACCCATGGCTCACCAACCGAAATCAATTGTCAACTTTTAGGCTTCAACTTCAAGAATCGTCCATCATTAAG GGAGCCATGGCAGCAACTTACCGTGCAATGAGCCAATCTCCACCTGCACCAAATTTAGGTCCCATCGCAATGAGCAAATTAGCTCAGCGTCGTCAGAAATCAAGACCAACGAGTAAATCCTCAACCGAG
- the S6kII gene encoding ribosomal protein S6 kinase alpha-2 isoform X5: MIEFNIKKQINKAVYKLLCGAVHHSCFFRNIHHRSVSSMVAPNQPKVCKQQENEELEIDDDSHEIELREVIKEGHDKADPGQFELLKVLGQGSFGKVFLVRKVVGPDSGTLYAMKVLKKATLKIKDRIRTKMERNILVDVRHPFIVRLHYAFQTEGKLYLILDFLRGGDLFTRLSKEVMFTEEDVKFYLAELALALDHIHSLGIIYRDLKPENILLDADGHISLTDFGLSKQPLDDQKAFSFCGTVEYMAPEVVNRKGHSFAADWWSFGVLMYEMLTGSLPFQGANRKETMTQILKAKLGMPQSLSQEAQLLLRVLFKRNPLNRLGSGPGGVEEIKAHPFFATIDWAKLYRKEIQPPFKPAVSRADDAFYFDSEFTSKTPKDSPGIPPSANAHELFRGFSFVASCLIDEEGMMGNDVPVRSKVEPINKLNNFTKRNLQDEYELKGEIAKGSYSVCKLGVHKASNIEYAVKIIDKSKRDCQEEIEILLRYGHHKNIVTLRDVYEDEKHTYLVMELMRGGELLDRIMNQKCFSEREASSVMNTIVSTVHYLHQHGVVHRDLKPSNILYANESASADALRICDFGFAKQLRAENGLLMTPCYTANFVAPEVLKRQGYDAACDIWSLGILLYTLLAGHTPFASGPNDTPEEILRRIAESKLDLRSGNWANISQSAKDLVAKMLHLDPHKRPTASQTLQHPWLTNRNQLSTFRLQLQESSIIKGAMAATYRAMSQSPPAPNLGPIAMSKLAQRRQKSRPTSKSSTESLDKL; this comes from the exons ATGATCGAGTTCAATATCAAGAAGCAGATCAATAAGGCCGTCTACAAGCTCCTTTGCGGGGCCGTCCATCACTCCTGCTTTTTTCGG AATATTCACCACCGGTCGGTCTCATCAATGGTGGCACCAAACCAGCCGAAGGTGTGCAAGCAGCAGGAGAATGAAGAGCTGGAGATCGACGATGACTCGCACGAAATCGAGCTCCGGGAGGTCATCAAAGAGGGTCACGACAAGGCAGACCCCGGCCAATTTGAGCTCCTCAAAGTCCTAGGACAAGGCTCTTTTGGAAAG gTATTTTTAGTTAGAAAAGTCGTCGGGCCAGATAGCGGAACTCTTTATGCCATGAAAGTTCTTAAAAAAGCAACTTTAAAAA TTAAAGATCGAATTAGaacaaaaatggaaagaaataTCTTGGTGGATGTGAGGCATCCGTTCATCGTTCGTCTCCACTATGCATTTCAAACCGAAGGAAAACTTTATTTAATTCTAGATTTTCTTAGAGGTGGTGACCTGTTTACCCGGTTATCCAAGGAG GTTATGTTCACAGAAGAAGATGTCAAATTTTACCTAGCAGAATTAGCATTAGCTTTAGATCATATACACAGCTTAGGAATAATTTATAGAGACTTAAAACCTGAAAA tattttactGGATGCAGATGGCCATATTTCGCTAACAGATTTCGGCTTGAGCAAACAGCCTCTAGATGATCAAAAAGCGTTTTCATTCTGCGGCACTGTTGAATATATGGCCCCAGAAGTCGTCAATAGAAAAGGACACTCGTTTGCTGCAGACTGGTGGTCTTTCGGAGTATTAATG TATGAAATGTTGACGGGGTCGTTACCGTTTCAAGGAGCAAATAGAAAAGAAACAATGACgcaaattttaaaggcaaaaCTTGGTATGCCACAATCTCTCTCTCAGGAAGCCCAGCTTTTGTTACGAGTACTGTTTAAAAGAAATCCCCTGAACCGATTAGGCTCTG GACCCGGAGGTGTTGAAGAAATCAAAGCTCATCCTTTCTTTGCAACGATAGACTGGGCAAAGCTCTATCGGAAAGAGATTCAACCTCCCTTCAAACCTGCTGTCAGTAGAGCGGACGATGCATTTTATTTTGATAGTGAATTTACTTCCAAAACTCCAAAAG ATTCTCCAGGCATACCTCCTAGTGCAAATGCTCATGAACTGTTTCGGGGCTTTAGTTTTGTTGCCTCATGTCTTATAGATGAAGAAGGCATGATGGGAAATGATGTTCCTGTTCGCTCTAAAGTTGAACCAATTAATAAG ttaaataattttacaaagagaAACCTACAAGATGAATATGAATTAAAAGGAGAAATTGCAAAGGGGAGCTACTCAGTCTGCAAGCTAGGTGTTCACAAAGCATCAAACATAGAATACGCTGTAAAA ATTATAGATAAATCGAAAAGAGACTGCCAAGAAGAAATCGAAATTCTACTCAGATATGGCCATCATAAGAACATTGTTACTTTGAGAGAT GTTTATGAGGATGAGAAACACACCTATTTAGTAATGGAATTAATGCGAGGAGGCGAGTTATTGGATAGGATAATGAATCAAAAGTGTTTTTCGGAAAGAGAAGCAAGCTCTGTAATGAACACAATCGTTTCTACCGTACATTATCTTCATCAGCACGGT GTTGTGCACCGTGATCTAAAGCCATCCAATATCCTGTATGCAAACGAATCTGCATCCGCGGATGCATTAAGGATCTGTGATTTTGGCTTCGCCAAACAACTTAGAGCAGAAAATGGCTTGTTAATGACACCCTGTTACACTGCGAACTTTGTAGCTCCCGAGGTGCTGAAACGACAAGGATATGATGCTGCTTGTGATATTTGGTCACTCGGAATACTACTTTACACACTCTTGGCAGG ACACACTCCTTTTGCCAGTGGGCCAAATGATACGCCTGAAGAAATTTTGCGAAGGATTGCTGAAAGTAAACTCGACCTACGGTCTGGAAATTGGGCTAACATCTCTCAAAGTGCGAAG GACTTAGTTGCAAAAATGTTGCATTTAGATCCTCACAAGAGACCCACTGCAAGCCAAACGCTTCAACACCCATGGCTCACCAACCGAAATCAATTGTCAACTTTTAGGCTTCAACTTCAAGAATCGTCCATCATTAAG GGAGCCATGGCAGCAACTTACCGTGCAATGAGCCAATCTCCACCTGCACCAAATTTAGGTCCCATCGCAATGAGCAAATTAGCTCAGCGTCGTCAGAAATCAAGACCAACGAGTAAATCCTCAACCGAG
- the S6kII gene encoding ribosomal protein S6 kinase alpha-2 isoform X2: MATNSSKRNRANGVVSSFSDLRIDEGSNRSEENMVLDHPIDHHNIHHRSVSSMVAPNQPKVCKQQENEELEIDDDSHEIELREVIKEGHDKADPGQFELLKVLGQGSFGKVFLVRKVVGPDSGTLYAMKVLKKATLKIKDRIRTKMERNILVDVRHPFIVRLHYAFQTEGKLYLILDFLRGGDLFTRLSKEVMFTEEDVKFYLAELALALDHIHSLGIIYRDLKPENILLDADGHISLTDFGLSKQPLDDQKAFSFCGTVEYMAPEVVNRKGHSFAADWWSFGVLMYEMLTGSLPFQGANRKETMTQILKAKLGMPQSLSQEAQLLLRVLFKRNPLNRLGSGPGGVEEIKAHPFFATIDWAKLYRKEIQPPFKPAVSRADDAFYFDSEFTSKTPKDSPGIPPSANAHELFRGFSFVASCLIDEEGMMGNDVPVRSKVEPINKLNNFTKRNLQDEYELKGEIAKGSYSVCKLGVHKASNIEYAVKIIDKSKRDCQEEIEILLRYGHHKNIVTLRDVYEDEKHTYLVMELMRGGELLDRIMNQKCFSEREASSVMNTIVSTVHYLHQHGVVHRDLKPSNILYANESASADALRICDFGFAKQLRAENGLLMTPCYTANFVAPEVLKRQGYDAACDIWSLGILLYTLLAGHTPFASGPNDTPEEILRRIAESKLDLRSGNWANISQSAKDLVAKMLHLDPHKRPTASQTLQHPWLTNRNQLSTFRLQLQESSIIKGAMAATYRAMSQSPPAPNLGPIAMSKLAQRRQKSRPTSKSSTESLDKL; this comes from the exons AATATTCACCACCGGTCGGTCTCATCAATGGTGGCACCAAACCAGCCGAAGGTGTGCAAGCAGCAGGAGAATGAAGAGCTGGAGATCGACGATGACTCGCACGAAATCGAGCTCCGGGAGGTCATCAAAGAGGGTCACGACAAGGCAGACCCCGGCCAATTTGAGCTCCTCAAAGTCCTAGGACAAGGCTCTTTTGGAAAG gTATTTTTAGTTAGAAAAGTCGTCGGGCCAGATAGCGGAACTCTTTATGCCATGAAAGTTCTTAAAAAAGCAACTTTAAAAA TTAAAGATCGAATTAGaacaaaaatggaaagaaataTCTTGGTGGATGTGAGGCATCCGTTCATCGTTCGTCTCCACTATGCATTTCAAACCGAAGGAAAACTTTATTTAATTCTAGATTTTCTTAGAGGTGGTGACCTGTTTACCCGGTTATCCAAGGAG GTTATGTTCACAGAAGAAGATGTCAAATTTTACCTAGCAGAATTAGCATTAGCTTTAGATCATATACACAGCTTAGGAATAATTTATAGAGACTTAAAACCTGAAAA tattttactGGATGCAGATGGCCATATTTCGCTAACAGATTTCGGCTTGAGCAAACAGCCTCTAGATGATCAAAAAGCGTTTTCATTCTGCGGCACTGTTGAATATATGGCCCCAGAAGTCGTCAATAGAAAAGGACACTCGTTTGCTGCAGACTGGTGGTCTTTCGGAGTATTAATG TATGAAATGTTGACGGGGTCGTTACCGTTTCAAGGAGCAAATAGAAAAGAAACAATGACgcaaattttaaaggcaaaaCTTGGTATGCCACAATCTCTCTCTCAGGAAGCCCAGCTTTTGTTACGAGTACTGTTTAAAAGAAATCCCCTGAACCGATTAGGCTCTG GACCCGGAGGTGTTGAAGAAATCAAAGCTCATCCTTTCTTTGCAACGATAGACTGGGCAAAGCTCTATCGGAAAGAGATTCAACCTCCCTTCAAACCTGCTGTCAGTAGAGCGGACGATGCATTTTATTTTGATAGTGAATTTACTTCCAAAACTCCAAAAG ATTCTCCAGGCATACCTCCTAGTGCAAATGCTCATGAACTGTTTCGGGGCTTTAGTTTTGTTGCCTCATGTCTTATAGATGAAGAAGGCATGATGGGAAATGATGTTCCTGTTCGCTCTAAAGTTGAACCAATTAATAAG ttaaataattttacaaagagaAACCTACAAGATGAATATGAATTAAAAGGAGAAATTGCAAAGGGGAGCTACTCAGTCTGCAAGCTAGGTGTTCACAAAGCATCAAACATAGAATACGCTGTAAAA ATTATAGATAAATCGAAAAGAGACTGCCAAGAAGAAATCGAAATTCTACTCAGATATGGCCATCATAAGAACATTGTTACTTTGAGAGAT GTTTATGAGGATGAGAAACACACCTATTTAGTAATGGAATTAATGCGAGGAGGCGAGTTATTGGATAGGATAATGAATCAAAAGTGTTTTTCGGAAAGAGAAGCAAGCTCTGTAATGAACACAATCGTTTCTACCGTACATTATCTTCATCAGCACGGT GTTGTGCACCGTGATCTAAAGCCATCCAATATCCTGTATGCAAACGAATCTGCATCCGCGGATGCATTAAGGATCTGTGATTTTGGCTTCGCCAAACAACTTAGAGCAGAAAATGGCTTGTTAATGACACCCTGTTACACTGCGAACTTTGTAGCTCCCGAGGTGCTGAAACGACAAGGATATGATGCTGCTTGTGATATTTGGTCACTCGGAATACTACTTTACACACTCTTGGCAGG ACACACTCCTTTTGCCAGTGGGCCAAATGATACGCCTGAAGAAATTTTGCGAAGGATTGCTGAAAGTAAACTCGACCTACGGTCTGGAAATTGGGCTAACATCTCTCAAAGTGCGAAG GACTTAGTTGCAAAAATGTTGCATTTAGATCCTCACAAGAGACCCACTGCAAGCCAAACGCTTCAACACCCATGGCTCACCAACCGAAATCAATTGTCAACTTTTAGGCTTCAACTTCAAGAATCGTCCATCATTAAG GGAGCCATGGCAGCAACTTACCGTGCAATGAGCCAATCTCCACCTGCACCAAATTTAGGTCCCATCGCAATGAGCAAATTAGCTCAGCGTCGTCAGAAATCAAGACCAACGAGTAAATCCTCAACCGAG
- the S6kII gene encoding ribosomal protein S6 kinase alpha-2 isoform X1: MGACLCINVLSHVVAQVRWFHADILTPKFWTPNKSNRSEENMVLDHPIDHHNIHHRSVSSMVAPNQPKVCKQQENEELEIDDDSHEIELREVIKEGHDKADPGQFELLKVLGQGSFGKVFLVRKVVGPDSGTLYAMKVLKKATLKIKDRIRTKMERNILVDVRHPFIVRLHYAFQTEGKLYLILDFLRGGDLFTRLSKEVMFTEEDVKFYLAELALALDHIHSLGIIYRDLKPENILLDADGHISLTDFGLSKQPLDDQKAFSFCGTVEYMAPEVVNRKGHSFAADWWSFGVLMYEMLTGSLPFQGANRKETMTQILKAKLGMPQSLSQEAQLLLRVLFKRNPLNRLGSGPGGVEEIKAHPFFATIDWAKLYRKEIQPPFKPAVSRADDAFYFDSEFTSKTPKDSPGIPPSANAHELFRGFSFVASCLIDEEGMMGNDVPVRSKVEPINKLNNFTKRNLQDEYELKGEIAKGSYSVCKLGVHKASNIEYAVKIIDKSKRDCQEEIEILLRYGHHKNIVTLRDVYEDEKHTYLVMELMRGGELLDRIMNQKCFSEREASSVMNTIVSTVHYLHQHGVVHRDLKPSNILYANESASADALRICDFGFAKQLRAENGLLMTPCYTANFVAPEVLKRQGYDAACDIWSLGILLYTLLAGHTPFASGPNDTPEEILRRIAESKLDLRSGNWANISQSAKDLVAKMLHLDPHKRPTASQTLQHPWLTNRNQLSTFRLQLQESSIIKGAMAATYRAMSQSPPAPNLGPIAMSKLAQRRQKSRPTSKSSTESLDKL, from the exons AATATTCACCACCGGTCGGTCTCATCAATGGTGGCACCAAACCAGCCGAAGGTGTGCAAGCAGCAGGAGAATGAAGAGCTGGAGATCGACGATGACTCGCACGAAATCGAGCTCCGGGAGGTCATCAAAGAGGGTCACGACAAGGCAGACCCCGGCCAATTTGAGCTCCTCAAAGTCCTAGGACAAGGCTCTTTTGGAAAG gTATTTTTAGTTAGAAAAGTCGTCGGGCCAGATAGCGGAACTCTTTATGCCATGAAAGTTCTTAAAAAAGCAACTTTAAAAA TTAAAGATCGAATTAGaacaaaaatggaaagaaataTCTTGGTGGATGTGAGGCATCCGTTCATCGTTCGTCTCCACTATGCATTTCAAACCGAAGGAAAACTTTATTTAATTCTAGATTTTCTTAGAGGTGGTGACCTGTTTACCCGGTTATCCAAGGAG GTTATGTTCACAGAAGAAGATGTCAAATTTTACCTAGCAGAATTAGCATTAGCTTTAGATCATATACACAGCTTAGGAATAATTTATAGAGACTTAAAACCTGAAAA tattttactGGATGCAGATGGCCATATTTCGCTAACAGATTTCGGCTTGAGCAAACAGCCTCTAGATGATCAAAAAGCGTTTTCATTCTGCGGCACTGTTGAATATATGGCCCCAGAAGTCGTCAATAGAAAAGGACACTCGTTTGCTGCAGACTGGTGGTCTTTCGGAGTATTAATG TATGAAATGTTGACGGGGTCGTTACCGTTTCAAGGAGCAAATAGAAAAGAAACAATGACgcaaattttaaaggcaaaaCTTGGTATGCCACAATCTCTCTCTCAGGAAGCCCAGCTTTTGTTACGAGTACTGTTTAAAAGAAATCCCCTGAACCGATTAGGCTCTG GACCCGGAGGTGTTGAAGAAATCAAAGCTCATCCTTTCTTTGCAACGATAGACTGGGCAAAGCTCTATCGGAAAGAGATTCAACCTCCCTTCAAACCTGCTGTCAGTAGAGCGGACGATGCATTTTATTTTGATAGTGAATTTACTTCCAAAACTCCAAAAG ATTCTCCAGGCATACCTCCTAGTGCAAATGCTCATGAACTGTTTCGGGGCTTTAGTTTTGTTGCCTCATGTCTTATAGATGAAGAAGGCATGATGGGAAATGATGTTCCTGTTCGCTCTAAAGTTGAACCAATTAATAAG ttaaataattttacaaagagaAACCTACAAGATGAATATGAATTAAAAGGAGAAATTGCAAAGGGGAGCTACTCAGTCTGCAAGCTAGGTGTTCACAAAGCATCAAACATAGAATACGCTGTAAAA ATTATAGATAAATCGAAAAGAGACTGCCAAGAAGAAATCGAAATTCTACTCAGATATGGCCATCATAAGAACATTGTTACTTTGAGAGAT GTTTATGAGGATGAGAAACACACCTATTTAGTAATGGAATTAATGCGAGGAGGCGAGTTATTGGATAGGATAATGAATCAAAAGTGTTTTTCGGAAAGAGAAGCAAGCTCTGTAATGAACACAATCGTTTCTACCGTACATTATCTTCATCAGCACGGT GTTGTGCACCGTGATCTAAAGCCATCCAATATCCTGTATGCAAACGAATCTGCATCCGCGGATGCATTAAGGATCTGTGATTTTGGCTTCGCCAAACAACTTAGAGCAGAAAATGGCTTGTTAATGACACCCTGTTACACTGCGAACTTTGTAGCTCCCGAGGTGCTGAAACGACAAGGATATGATGCTGCTTGTGATATTTGGTCACTCGGAATACTACTTTACACACTCTTGGCAGG ACACACTCCTTTTGCCAGTGGGCCAAATGATACGCCTGAAGAAATTTTGCGAAGGATTGCTGAAAGTAAACTCGACCTACGGTCTGGAAATTGGGCTAACATCTCTCAAAGTGCGAAG GACTTAGTTGCAAAAATGTTGCATTTAGATCCTCACAAGAGACCCACTGCAAGCCAAACGCTTCAACACCCATGGCTCACCAACCGAAATCAATTGTCAACTTTTAGGCTTCAACTTCAAGAATCGTCCATCATTAAG GGAGCCATGGCAGCAACTTACCGTGCAATGAGCCAATCTCCACCTGCACCAAATTTAGGTCCCATCGCAATGAGCAAATTAGCTCAGCGTCGTCAGAAATCAAGACCAACGAGTAAATCCTCAACCGAG